A region from the Biomphalaria glabrata chromosome 14, xgBioGlab47.1, whole genome shotgun sequence genome encodes:
- the LOC129922743 gene encoding putative proline-rich protein 21, with amino-acid sequence MTGNTKGHTILPLLPNHYIPTTTSQPLHPNHYIPTTTSQPLHPNHYIPTTVSQSTTTSQPLHPNHYIPTTTSQPLHPNHYISTTTSQPLHPNHYIPTTTSQPLHPNRYIPTATSQPLHPNHFIPTTTSQPLHPNRYIPTTTSQPLHPNHYIPITISQPLHPNHYIPTATSQPLHPNHFIPTTTSQPLHPNRYIPTTTSQPLHPNHYIPTTTSQPLHPNHYIPTTISQPLHPNHYIPITTSQPLHPNRYIPTTTSQPLHPNHYIPTTTSQPLHPNHYIPTTISQPLHPNHYIPITTSQPLHPNRYISTTTSQPLHPNHYIPTTTSQPLHPNHYIPTTTSQPLHPNISNTLYGSAKQPKRTAQLFFQSAK; translated from the exons ATGACGGGCAATACAAAGgg GCACACCATACTACCACTACTTCCCAACCACTACATCCCAACCACTACATCCCAACCACTACATCCCAACCACTACATCCCAACCACTACATCCCAACCACTACATCCCAACCACTACATCCCAACCACTGTATCTCAATCAACCACTACATCCCAACCACTACATCCCAACCACTACATCCCAACCACTACATCCCAACCACTACATCCCAACCACTACATCTCAACCACTACATCTCAACCACTACATCCCAACCACTACATCCCAACCACTACATCCCAACCGCTACATCCCAACCGCTACATCCCAACCGCTACATCTCAACCACTACATCCCAACCACTTCATCCCAACCACTACATCCCAACCACTACATCCCAACCGCTACATCCCAACCACTACATCCCAACCACTACATCCCAACCACTACATCCCAATCACTATATCCCAACCACTACATCCCAACCACTACATCCCAACCGCTACATCTCAACCACTACATCCCAACCACTTCATCCCAACCACTACATCCCAACCACTACATCCCAACCGCTACATCCCAACCACTACATCCCAACCACTACATCCCAACCACTACATCCCAACCACTACATCCCAACCACTACATCCCAACCACTACATCCCAACCACTATATCCCAACCACTACATCCCAACCACTACATCCCAATCACTACATCCCAACCACTACATCCCAACCGCTACATCCCAACCACTACATCCCAACCACTACATCCCAACCACTACATCCCAACCACTACATCCCAACCACTACATCCCAACCACTACATCCCAACCACTATATCCCAACCACTACATCCCAACCACTACATCCCAATCACTACATCCCAACCACTACATCCCAACCGCTACATCTCAACCACTACATCCCAACCACTTCATCCCAACCACTACATCCCAACCACTACATCCCAACCGCTACATCCCAACCACTACATCCCAACCACTACATCCCAACCACTACATCCTAACATAAGCAACactctgtacggcagtgctaAACAACCGAAGAGAACAGCACAACTATTTTTCCAGTCTGCTAAATAA
- the LOC106051883 gene encoding dermatopontin-like: MSQRLYFLAILMTVASAAYVNDWDQPFNFRCPDGQVVSYVSSVHDNRREDRRWEFLCRTVRQTHSCTDSGYVNDFDGPLVYTCPGNKVMIGVHSYHNNRREDRRFGFYCCDVQGSTPRDCYTTDYVNDWDGKLTLAVPEGRAVKAAFSHHNNRREDRRWQFQICAL, from the exons ATGAGTCAAAGGTTGTATTTCCTAGCGATCTTAATGACCGTGGCCAGCGCCGCCTATGTGAACGACTGGGACCAGCCGTTCAACTTCAGATGTCCGGACGGTCAAGTGGTCAGCTACGTGTCCAGTGTCCACGACAACAGAAGGGAGGACAGGCGATGGGAGTTTCTGTGTCGTACAGTTAGACAGACACACTCGTGTACAGACAGTG GCTACGTCAATGATTTTGATGGCCCCTTAGTCTACACTTGCCCCGGAAACAAAGTCATGATTGGCGTCCATAGTTACCATAACAACCGTCGGGAAGATCGCAGGTTCGGCTTCTACTGCTGCGACGTCCAGGGCAGTACACCACGTGACTGCTACACCACCGACTACGTCAACGACTGGGATGGAAAGCTGACCTTGGCTGTACCGGAAGGAAGAGCTGTCAAGGCTGCATTCAGTCACCATAACAACCGACGCGAAGATCGAAGATGGCAGTTTCAGATTTGTGCTTTGTAA
- the LOC129922770 gene encoding dermatopontin-like, with protein MSYVVRLLLVVCMASVASAAYVNDWDQPFNFRCPDGQVVSYVSSIHNNRREDRRWEFLCRSTRQTHSCTDSGYVNDFDGPLVYTCPGNKVMVGVHSYHNNRREDRRFGFYCCDVQGSTPRDCYTTNYVNDWDEKLTLVVPEGTAVKAAYSHHDNRREDRRWQFQICTL; from the exons atgtCCTACGTTGTTAGGCTTCTGCTTGTGGTTTGCATGGCGAGCGTCGCTAGCGCCGCCTATGTCAACGACTGGGACCAGCCCTTCAACTTCAGATGTCCGGACGGTCAAGTGGTCAGCTACGTGTCCAGTATCCATAACAACAGAAGGGAGGACAGGCGGTGGGAGTTTCTGTGTCGttcgaccagacagacacattCATGCACAGACAGTG GTTATGTTAACGATTTTGATGGCCCTCTGGTCTACACATGCCCCGGAAACAAAGTCATGGTTGGCGTCCATAGTTACCATAACAACCGTCGAGAGGATCGCAGGTTCGGCTTCTACTGCTGTGACGTCCAGGGCAGCACACCACGTGACTGTTACACCACCAACTACGTCAACGACTGGGACGAGAAGCTGACCTTGGTTGTACCGGAAGGAACAGCCGTCAAGGCTGCGTACAGTCACCATGACAACCGACGCGAAGATCGAAGATGGCAGTTTCAGATTTGCACTCTGTAA